TCAATCGGGTGTCGGAGGTTGCCCTGACGATGCGTGTTGGATGCCGGCACGACGTGGCGGTACTCCAAACACACATCCTGTCCTGCGAAAAAAACGAAAGCCGGAGCCGCATAAGAAACCGGTGTGGCCGTGCCTGGGAAAGTGAATGGATGACATGACGCTTCCTAGTCTTGACAGACTTCGCTAGTCAAGACTGCGGCGAGCGTTGCGGAGCGAAGAAGGCTGGATGAAGGTAAGCGGAAGGCAGGGGTACGAAAAAAAGGATGCGCCGATGGCGTTTTTCCATAGGCTTCGCCCTCCTGACGAGCCTCACAGAAATCGGATGATTTCCGGCGCTCAAATCAGAAATGGTCGGACTGGAAAATCAGGGAGTAAGCGGTGCTCAGCAGTAAACAGTAGACAGCACTGCATGACATACTCTCATTAACTCCATGAGAAGCCCGTGACGGGCTTTTCTTGTCTCAGGGGTAGGGTTATCGTAATAATTAGTGAAAAACGCCTGGGCTGCCATTTACCCCTATTACCTGCTAGAGCCGAGAGCGTAGCGAACTGAATTTTACAAAAAGAATAGCGATTCAGTCGTCTGATGGTCGGAGACAAAAAGAATATTCTGCGACGTGCCCGAGCTTGCGAGGGAGCTATCAAGGTGTTTGGCCTTTTAGGTCTGTTTTGAAGAGGAGCAAACAGCGTTTGCGACATCCTTTTATCATACTGAATCAGTGACTCATAGGTTCAGTTATCCACAAGGCTGGGATCTATTCTTTTTATCTTTTCTATTCTTTCTTTATTCTGATGTTTTTAATTTATTGATTTTACTAAAAAAAAAACCAAAAAGGTGTAGCAAAAATCATAATGGGTGTAGCAAAAATCATAAAAACGGACACAAAGGTGTAGCAAAAATCATGGTACTCACAGCACAATAAGTAAGGTGTAGTTGACAAAAAAGGCTACACCTTTAGTATCTGGTGTAGTCTTGAATTTCACCTACACCAAGCGAGAAAAAATGTCTGAGTTAGTGGTTTTTAAAGCAAATGAATTAGCTATGAGTCGCTATGACTTAACCGAACATGAGACAAAACTAATTTTGTGCTGTGTGGCATTGCTCAATCCAACCATTAAAAATCCTACAAGGGCAGATAGAACAATCACTTTCACCTATCAGCAATACGCTAAGATGATGGGTTTAACCGCTGACAATGCTTACCATCGATTAAACGGTGCCACCAGTGAACTAATGACGCGTACCGTAGAGATAATCTATCCTACAGGGGATGTCTCTAAGCGAATATTCCAATGGGTTAACTTGGCTGAGTTTAATCGTCGTACACAATCGTTAAGCTTGGTTTTTAGTGAAGATGTACTACCCTATCTATTTCAAATAAAAAGATTTATTAAATATAACCTTGAGCATGTTAAGTCTTTTGAAAATAAATACTCCATGCGCATATACGAATGGCTCCTAAAAGAGTTAATGCAAAGAAAAACACACAAGGCAAATATAGAAGTCAGTATAATAAATTTTAAATTCATGTTGATGCTAGAAAAAAATTATCCTGCATTTAAAGAGCTTAATCGCTGGGTGTTAAAAGCAGCGATTAAAGATCTAAACAACTACAGCAACATGAAACTATCTATTGATAAACGAGGCCGCCCTACTGACACATTAATTTTCCAATGTGAGCTTGATAAGCAAGTTGCTCTTGCCACTGAACTTGCGAAAGACCAAAAAGAGAGTACCACGGACACATTTCCGAATATTCAAGAAAGCATAAAGTTAGAAACGCGCATACATGAAGGACTCAAAAAGATACTACATAGCGATCTAACAGCCAAAGTTCAGCTAACTAGCTTTGAAATAAAATTTCTTCACGATATGCAAAGTAAGCATGATCTTAACGGATCTTTTTCTTGGCTAACACTAAAGCAACGTACCACTCTGGAAAAAATATTAGCGAAATACGGACAAATTTGAGGTAGTCATGGCTCTGGTATCAATAACTGAGGCGGCAAGATTAACAGGTAAGAGTCGCAGGACAATACAACGGCACATCGCGACAGGAAGGCTCTCGAAGTCACACGGTGACGCGACAGAAAAATCAATTGAAACCTCAGAATTAATAAGGTGTTATGGTGAGATAAAGCAGAACATTGACACACTAAGTTATGACACGAGACTCGTAACAATGTCACACGCTGGCACCTTGAAAATTGACAAAATTGAAGCAGAAATAGAGCTATTAAAACAGAAAGTAGACTTATTGAAGCAGCGACTTCAAGACAAAGACGCACACATAGATAGTCTGAAACAAGCCATGCTGTTAATCGAATCCAAGCTGCCGGCAACACCAGAGCCGGTCGCGCAGCCAATGATGAAAAAATTATGGCAATTCTGGAAAAAATAGCGGTTTCAGCCCGTTTGCAGGCTGAAACCAGAACCACCATTCTGATAAAAAACCTGCAACACGAAAACAGCTCGATTTCGGAGTAGCAAACCCGCGCTTTTGCGCGTCCCGGAGGATTTTTGCGGTGAGTTCCTGTGCAGCAGTGCGTCTAAGCCGTTATTCTGTAAAATATCCAGTACAATAGTAATCACTAATAAATGTTATTCCATTTCCCTCGAGATAAGATCGAAATGATTTTTTTAATTATTTGTTCTTTCGTTGTAGGTATCTTTATAATTAAATTATAATCAATATTATTCATGGATACTCTATCGTCATTTAGATTTTTATAGTTTACAATCCTATCCATCCACGATTGTTTGAAATCATCTACTACATCCTCCTTGTGTATCATCTCATCTTTATTTAATCGTGTAGTCCATGAGTTCCTGACTTCATGAGAAAAGAAATTCGTCTCTTTTTTTACATCTGATCTAATTATTAGTCTTTTATCAATTTGTTCGGGATATCTATACTGGAAATGCTTTAATCTAATATAATCATGAAATACCAATGCAGACCAATTTAATTTTGGCCATTGTTCATCACTTTTCCATTCTTTATTTAAATGCCTCACAAATCTTATTTCTGCATCATTGCAAAGATAATAATGCATGGTGTCAACACACTGCCCATTGAGATAATCACTTCCATTTTCATGGAATTTTTTTAAATCAACATCCGTAAAATAATATTGATTTTTTGCTGCCTTAACGTAGTGATATTTTTTATCGACCCCGCTCAAAAAAAACCTTGGGTTATCTATATAAAACTCATCAGAGTCTAGCCTGCACCACCAATCATCCTGGCATGCCATATGTTTATATTTATCATAAATTAAACTTCGGATACCATCATGGAATGAATTATTTATTTGTCCATATACTTCAACATTCTCTAGATTTTTTAGCTTATTACAAATTAAATCCCAAGTTCCATCCGTACTCATATGATCAGCAATAAAAATCTTGTCAGCCTATGCAAGAGCACTAATGATATTCCTCTCAATTATATCGACTTCATTTTTCACAAGGCAAATTGCAAAAATCTTCATGAATAAACTCCTTTATTAAAAAATAATGTTATCATAAAAAAGAAATTTTGAAAAATTTTATGATGATTAATAGCTCAATATTTAATGCGTTTGATATTTCACCAGCACATGAGTATGTTAATATTATTTTCCCATGATAGCATCTATGACGGGTGCTCGCGGAAAAAGCTTTTAAATGATATAATCATAATCTTCTTAAACTTATAGCATGCAAAGGATTAATTATGAAAATCACCATTGTTGGAATAGGGTATGTGGGATTATCCAATGGTATTTTATTATCGCAACATAATGAAGTTGTTGCTCTTGATATTTCAAAGGAGAAAGTTGACAAAATAAATAATAAAGAATCGCCAATTATTGACAATGAAATAAGTTTGTTTCTTTTAGAAAAAAAAATAAACTTTACTGCAACAACTAATAAATCAATTGCTTATCAAGATTCGGATTTCATAATTATTGCAACCCCAACTGA
This DNA window, taken from Rouxiella sp. WC2420, encodes the following:
- a CDS encoding replication initiation protein yields the protein MSELVVFKANELAMSRYDLTEHETKLILCCVALLNPTIKNPTRADRTITFTYQQYAKMMGLTADNAYHRLNGATSELMTRTVEIIYPTGDVSKRIFQWVNLAEFNRRTQSLSLVFSEDVLPYLFQIKRFIKYNLEHVKSFENKYSMRIYEWLLKELMQRKTHKANIEVSIINFKFMLMLEKNYPAFKELNRWVLKAAIKDLNNYSNMKLSIDKRGRPTDTLIFQCELDKQVALATELAKDQKESTTDTFPNIQESIKLETRIHEGLKKILHSDLTAKVQLTSFEIKFLHDMQSKHDLNGSFSWLTLKQRTTLEKILAKYGQI
- a CDS encoding DNA-binding protein, whose amino-acid sequence is MALVSITEAARLTGKSRRTIQRHIATGRLSKSHGDATEKSIETSELIRCYGEIKQNIDTLSYDTRLVTMSHAGTLKIDKIEAEIELLKQKVDLLKQRLQDKDAHIDSLKQAMLLIESKLPATPEPVAQPMMKKLWQFWKK
- a CDS encoding glycosyltransferase family 2 protein, whose product is MFIADHMSTDGTWDLICNKLKNLENVEVYGQINNSFHDGIRSLIYDKYKHMACQDDWWCRLDSDEFYIDNPRFFLSGVDKKYHYVKAAKNQYYFTDVDLKKFHENGSDYLNGQCVDTMHYYLCNDAEIRFVRHLNKEWKSDEQWPKLNWSALVFHDYIRLKHFQYRYPEQIDKRLIIRSDVKKETNFFSHEVRNSWTTRLNKDEMIHKEDVVDDFKQSWMDRIVNYKNLNDDRVSMNNIDYNLIIKIPTTKEQIIKKIISILSRGKWNNIY